From the Halalkalicoccus sp. CGA53 genome, one window contains:
- a CDS encoding GNAT family N-acetyltransferase: protein MALAFEFLGWPDEGPTLRLDYRRFAYAGKFVMSSTGKAVAREGGEVVAALAFNADRTDASTCWLRYVTVREDRRGEGIGPRLIAFALSEIDERFDRVKIAVNNPFAYEALYKGGFGFTGEETGIAELVLSRPAPEGRSADRYRDGLDRFRERDLSDAEERFLAERDGWSPPPVEED from the coding sequence ATGGCCCTCGCCTTCGAGTTCCTCGGCTGGCCCGACGAGGGCCCGACGCTCCGGCTCGACTACAGGAGGTTCGCCTACGCCGGGAAGTTCGTGATGTCGAGTACGGGGAAGGCCGTCGCTCGCGAGGGCGGGGAGGTGGTCGCGGCACTCGCGTTCAACGCGGATCGAACCGACGCGTCGACCTGCTGGCTTCGCTACGTCACCGTCCGCGAGGACCGCCGCGGCGAGGGGATCGGTCCCCGGCTGATCGCGTTCGCCCTCTCGGAGATCGACGAGCGGTTCGACCGGGTGAAGATCGCAGTCAACAACCCGTTCGCCTACGAGGCGCTCTACAAGGGGGGATTTGGCTTTACCGGGGAGGAGACGGGGATCGCCGAACTCGTCCTCTCCCGCCCCGCCCCCGAGGGACGGTCGGCCGACCGCTACCGCGATGGGCTCGACCGGTTCCGCGAGCGCGACCTGAGCGACGCCGAAGAGCGGTTCCTCGCCGAACGCGACGGCTGGTCGCCTCCCCCAGTCGAAGAGGACTGA
- a CDS encoding ATP-binding cassette domain-containing protein, with translation MSERSRSGRRVVDGNGAESSAMIDVEEVDVSLGGVTVLSAVSASVGEGTFVGFVGPNGAGKSTLLRTIAGVLAPAAGRVLIDGTDVHALSAREAGKRVAVVPQDTSLSFAFDVRDVVAMGRTPYRGRLRTGDPVGRERVEWALSRTETGHLADRSISDVSGGERQRVVLARALAQDAPVLLLDEPTSSLDINHQLRTLELVSELVSEGKTVIAAIHDLNLAAHYCEEIVVLSDGRVLESGPPGSVLTEGVVEAAFDTRAVVTRHPVTGSTYVTAVPERPPKTGAHVHVIGGGGVASRLLYLLSGAGYEVTVGALNEGDSDLETARSLGLEAVSIEPFSPVDGRTKESVSTLIDRAEVTVIADVEVGIGNLPNLDCARGARSVVVVEERPFEERNYTGPEGRAIYDALRERGRVVGESELLSAVGSAVEPEREL, from the coding sequence ATGAGCGAGCGATCGAGGTCCGGGAGACGGGTGGTCGACGGAAACGGGGCCGAGTCGAGCGCGATGATCGATGTGGAGGAGGTGGACGTCAGCTTGGGCGGGGTGACGGTTCTCTCCGCCGTCTCCGCGAGCGTCGGCGAGGGCACGTTCGTCGGGTTCGTCGGCCCGAACGGCGCGGGGAAGTCGACGCTCTTACGAACGATCGCCGGCGTACTCGCGCCGGCGGCAGGCCGAGTTCTGATCGACGGAACCGACGTCCACGCGCTCTCGGCGAGGGAGGCAGGAAAGCGAGTGGCGGTCGTTCCGCAGGACACCTCGCTCTCGTTCGCCTTCGACGTCCGGGACGTCGTCGCGATGGGCCGGACCCCCTACAGGGGCCGGCTCCGGACGGGCGATCCGGTGGGGAGAGAGCGCGTCGAGTGGGCGCTCTCTCGCACCGAGACCGGCCACCTCGCGGATCGGTCGATCTCGGACGTCAGCGGCGGCGAGCGCCAGCGGGTCGTCCTCGCCCGCGCGCTCGCACAGGACGCACCCGTACTGCTCCTCGACGAACCCACCTCCAGCCTCGACATCAACCACCAGCTCCGCACCCTCGAGCTCGTCTCCGAACTCGTGAGCGAGGGGAAGACCGTGATCGCGGCGATCCACGACCTCAACCTCGCCGCGCACTACTGCGAGGAGATCGTCGTCCTCTCCGACGGGCGCGTGCTCGAGAGCGGGCCACCCGGGTCGGTGCTCACCGAGGGCGTCGTCGAGGCGGCGTTCGACACGCGCGCGGTCGTCACGCGTCACCCGGTGACCGGCTCGACGTACGTGACCGCGGTGCCCGAGCGCCCCCCGAAGACGGGGGCACACGTCCACGTGATCGGCGGCGGTGGCGTCGCCTCTCGGCTGCTCTACCTGCTCTCGGGCGCGGGTTACGAGGTGACGGTCGGGGCGCTCAACGAGGGTGATTCGGACCTGGAGACCGCACGCTCGCTCGGCCTCGAGGCGGTCTCGATCGAGCCGTTCTCCCCGGTCGACGGGCGTACGAAGGAGTCGGTCTCGACGCTGATCGACCGGGCCGAGGTGACCGTCATCGCGGACGTGGAGGTCGGCATTGGGAACCTCCCGAACCTCGACTGTGCGAGGGGGGCGCGCTCGGTCGTGGTCGTCGAGGAGCGTCCGTTCGAGGAGCGAAACTACACCGGACCGGAGGGGAGAGCCATCTACGACGCCCTCCGTGAACGGGGCCGAGTGGTCGGGGAGAGTGAACTGCTCTCGGCGGTCGGTTCGGCGGTCGAACCCGAGCGGGAGCTTTAA
- a CDS encoding pentapeptide repeat-containing protein → MNSRTCAYVASKSDPESWHGTESSTFYLDQNWGIGITKWHCPHPPLDREDGGDNDGDNQYCVFHTDPTKVPDDVDENEALLDALQDAGNGPWTDRPEHRGQFVGATFGAIDLSGETITATDHHGIRFDHARFKSNDASLNFTETKFVAEGRHHISFARTEFMATGYGSVEFEDATFRTDDEGEIVFDDARFQAAGDVVFSDATFQTNGKGKVWFDDTMFQAASDVRFENATFRTDGEGGVWFGDATFRAAGCGSVRFIDATFRGDGKGYVGFPMTTFRADGEGYVRFWSARFRSDGDGLVVFRYADLLNADFREVEFGEADFGGVDFTGTNLQEANIADIGLSGSTTCERLYEGYSDDRSTGLFSAPARLRRLYRGSEFDPEGWDATARAYHQLKIAFSEHGLVGRARNMHIRERRARSLEAKAVNGWFDRRHLRSLFSRVFTGYGVQVRNLVIWMVMLFVLSTAVYVYVGVEDTLMENISYSVLAFTVAPPRIPSGVGVQLVMMVETFLGTLSIVLLGYILGNRERF, encoded by the coding sequence ATGAATTCACGAACCTGTGCCTATGTCGCCAGCAAATCCGATCCGGAGAGTTGGCACGGGACAGAGTCATCCACGTTCTACCTCGATCAGAACTGGGGGATCGGAATCACGAAGTGGCATTGCCCGCATCCCCCGCTTGACCGAGAGGACGGCGGTGACAATGATGGCGACAACCAGTACTGTGTCTTTCACACCGATCCGACAAAGGTGCCTGACGATGTCGATGAGAATGAGGCCCTCTTGGACGCACTTCAGGACGCCGGTAACGGTCCATGGACCGACCGTCCAGAGCATCGGGGCCAATTCGTCGGGGCGACGTTCGGCGCCATTGATTTGTCTGGTGAGACGATCACAGCTACCGATCACCACGGCATTAGATTTGACCATGCCCGATTCAAATCCAATGACGCGAGCCTGAACTTCACAGAGACAAAATTCGTAGCAGAGGGACGACATCACATCTCGTTCGCTAGAACTGAATTCATGGCCACCGGTTATGGCTCTGTAGAATTCGAAGATGCGACGTTTCGAACCGATGACGAGGGCGAGATAGTGTTTGATGATGCGAGGTTTCAAGCCGCCGGCGACGTGGTGTTCTCCGATGCAACGTTTCAAACCAATGGCAAGGGTAAAGTGTGGTTCGACGATACGATGTTTCAGGCCGCCAGCGACGTGCGGTTCGAAAATGCGACGTTTCGAACCGATGGCGAGGGCGGGGTGTGGTTCGGCGATGCGACATTTCGAGCCGCTGGCTGTGGTTCAGTGAGGTTTATCGATGCGACATTTCGAGGCGACGGCAAGGGGTATGTGGGGTTCCCCATGACAACGTTTCGAGCCGACGGCGAGGGCTACGTGAGGTTCTGGAGTGCGAGGTTTCGGTCCGACGGCGACGGCCTCGTGGTATTTCGATATGCGGATTTGCTCAATGCAGACTTCCGGGAGGTTGAGTTCGGCGAAGCGGATTTCGGTGGGGTCGATTTCACTGGTACTAACCTTCAGGAAGCGAATATAGCTGATATTGGCTTGAGCGGATCGACAACCTGTGAACGACTATACGAAGGATACAGCGACGACCGTTCTACCGGACTTTTTTCCGCTCCAGCGCGTCTGAGGCGTCTTTACCGAGGATCCGAGTTCGACCCCGAGGGATGGGACGCGACAGCGCGGGCCTACCACCAACTCAAAATCGCATTCAGCGAGCACGGTCTGGTCGGCAGAGCTCGGAATATGCACATCCGGGAGCGTCGGGCCCGTAGTCTCGAAGCGAAGGCAGTAAACGGATGGTTCGATCGCCGGCATCTGCGTTCACTCTTTTCTCGGGTGTTTACGGGCTATGGGGTACAGGTTCGGAACCTTGTGATTTGGATGGTCATGCTTTTTGTGTTATCGACGGCAGTATACGTCTACGTAGGCGTCGAGGACACGCTCATGGAGAATATCTCCTACAGCGTACTCGCGTTCACGGTCGCTCCCCCAAGGATTCCGTCGGGAGTGGGAGTTCAACTTGTGATGATGGTCGAGACGTTCCTTGGTACGCTCTCGATTGTACTTCTGGGCTACATTCTTGGCAATCGCGAGCGGTTTTGA
- a CDS encoding DMT family transporter codes for MSTRSVAERERLGLLLVLVSAVGFGTLGIFGVYAQRAGLSIPTVLVYRFLVAAALVWALLVLTGRAELLRGRVLGIAIALGGLGYATQSGLYFLGLEFMTAGLVAVVLYTYPAFVVLIAVAAIGERVTREMVAALALSLVGIALVSGATPAGASPVGIVVVLGAALAYSFYITVSRAVLRTVDPLVLSAHVLPAAGVTFLLVGSATGGIAVPTAPVPWLILLSIAVLATALPVVTFFAGLELIGASRAGIVSTAEPPVTVALGALLFAEPVGVATVLGGLSILAGVVLLERG; via the coding sequence GTGAGCACTCGATCGGTCGCCGAGCGCGAGCGCCTCGGACTCCTCCTCGTACTCGTCTCTGCGGTGGGCTTCGGCACGCTCGGAATCTTCGGCGTCTACGCCCAGCGGGCCGGCCTCTCCATCCCGACGGTGCTCGTCTACCGGTTCCTCGTCGCGGCGGCGCTGGTCTGGGCGCTGCTCGTCCTCACCGGACGTGCGGAGCTTCTGCGCGGGCGAGTGCTCGGGATCGCGATCGCGCTCGGCGGCCTCGGCTACGCGACACAGAGCGGACTCTACTTCCTGGGACTCGAGTTCATGACCGCCGGCCTCGTCGCGGTCGTCCTCTACACCTACCCAGCGTTCGTGGTGCTCATCGCCGTGGCCGCGATCGGCGAGCGCGTGACCCGGGAGATGGTCGCCGCGCTCGCGCTCTCGCTGGTCGGGATCGCGCTCGTCTCAGGAGCGACTCCGGCGGGCGCGTCGCCCGTCGGCATCGTCGTCGTCCTCGGGGCCGCACTCGCCTACTCGTTCTACATCACCGTCTCCAGAGCGGTGTTGCGGACCGTCGACCCGCTCGTGTTGAGCGCGCACGTCCTCCCCGCCGCGGGCGTCACGTTCCTCCTCGTGGGGAGCGCCACCGGCGGGATCGCGGTCCCGACCGCACCCGTCCCCTGGCTGATCCTCCTCTCCATCGCCGTGCTCGCGACGGCACTACCCGTCGTCACGTTCTTCGCCGGGCTCGAACTGATCGGCGCCAGCCGCGCGGGGATCGTGAGCACCGCCGAACCGCCGGTGACCGTCGCGCTCGGCGCGCTGCTGTTCGCCGAACCCGTCGGGGTCGCGACGGTTCTCGGGGGGCTCTCGATCCTCGCGGGCGTCGTCCTGCTCG
- a CDS encoding DMT family transporter has product MLDVLTDRARTRISPRAALAASILALSTAAILVRWSGAPSSVVAFYRVLFTLALLAPFALTRHRADFAALGARDAAVAAVTGIALAIHFAAWFESLRYTSVAASVTLVQMQPIFVAVGAYLLLDERITSRTVGGIVLAISGATLMSVTDLLTETAFTETALYGNALAVLGAVMAACYVLAGRSLRQRVPLLPYVTVVYGACTLALLVIVLAGGHPLGGYPGREWVLFFALALGPGVFGHTVVNWALAHLDSSVVSVSLLGEPVGATLLAFFLLTEVPELMTVVGGVIVLGGIVTTARAQQL; this is encoded by the coding sequence GTGCTCGACGTGCTGACCGACCGGGCGCGCACACGAATCTCCCCGAGAGCCGCGCTCGCGGCGTCGATCCTCGCGCTCAGCACCGCCGCCATCCTCGTCCGCTGGTCGGGCGCGCCGAGTTCGGTCGTTGCCTTCTACCGCGTCCTCTTCACGCTCGCGCTGCTCGCGCCGTTCGCGCTCACCCGCCATCGCGCGGACTTCGCGGCGCTCGGGGCGCGCGACGCGGCCGTCGCGGCGGTGACGGGAATCGCGCTCGCGATCCACTTCGCGGCGTGGTTCGAGAGCCTCCGCTATACGAGCGTCGCCGCCTCCGTCACCCTCGTCCAGATGCAGCCGATCTTCGTCGCCGTCGGCGCCTACCTCCTCCTCGACGAGCGGATCACGAGCCGCACGGTGGGCGGGATAGTTCTGGCGATCTCCGGCGCGACGCTCATGTCCGTGACCGACCTCCTGACGGAGACGGCGTTCACCGAGACGGCGCTCTACGGCAACGCGCTCGCGGTCCTCGGCGCGGTGATGGCCGCCTGCTACGTGCTCGCCGGACGGTCGCTCCGCCAGCGCGTACCCCTGCTCCCCTACGTCACGGTCGTCTACGGCGCGTGTACGCTCGCGCTGCTCGTGATCGTGCTCGCGGGCGGCCACCCGCTCGGCGGCTACCCGGGACGGGAGTGGGTGCTCTTCTTCGCGCTCGCGCTCGGTCCGGGCGTCTTCGGTCACACGGTCGTGAACTGGGCGCTCGCCCACCTCGATTCGAGCGTCGTGAGCGTTTCCTTGCTGGGGGAGCCGGTCGGCGCGACGCTGCTCGCGTTCTTCCTGCTCACCGAGGTCCCCGAACTCATGACCGTCGTCGGAGGGGTAATCGTCCTCGGCGGGATCGTCACGACCGCGCGTGCACAACAGCTCTGA
- the btuC gene encoding vitamin B12 ABC transporter permease BtuC has translation MYGAVRTRTLLWSAGLAALLVLVALVSTGLGPVTIEPHVVAMAVANVVPVPTAVGLTWFDLGPLSVPWPSVGTDRVFAFSVPESHQTIVTGIRLPRIVLAAIVGFALAAAGTVMQGFFRNPMADPSIIGVSSGAAVGAVAFIVAPTALPMGIGLQLSAFVGATVTAFVVYLIATEDGRTPVATLLLAGIAVQTFLGAVISFLQINAGESLEQVVYWLMGHLHTSTWADVRLSLPAVVVSFVVLYAYTEDLNVLLLGEEDARTLGIEVEWTKRILLATASIVTAAAVAVSGVIGFVGLIVPHMMRLLVGPDHRILLPTSALAGAAFLVATDTVARVGPAEVPVGIVTAALGAPFFLYLLRTREVHAVG, from the coding sequence GTGTACGGTGCGGTGCGGACTCGGACGCTGCTCTGGTCGGCGGGGTTAGCGGCGCTCTTGGTGCTGGTCGCGCTCGTCAGCACGGGACTCGGTCCGGTGACGATCGAACCGCACGTCGTCGCGATGGCGGTGGCCAACGTCGTCCCCGTTCCGACCGCGGTCGGGCTGACGTGGTTCGACCTCGGGCCGCTCTCGGTCCCGTGGCCGTCGGTGGGTACGGATCGTGTCTTCGCGTTCTCGGTACCGGAGAGCCACCAGACGATCGTCACCGGGATCAGGCTGCCGAGGATCGTCCTGGCGGCGATCGTGGGTTTCGCGCTCGCCGCAGCGGGGACGGTGATGCAGGGCTTTTTCAGGAATCCGATGGCCGACCCCTCGATCATCGGCGTCTCCTCGGGGGCCGCTGTCGGCGCAGTCGCCTTCATCGTCGCGCCGACCGCCCTGCCGATGGGGATCGGCCTCCAGCTCTCGGCGTTCGTCGGCGCGACGGTCACCGCGTTCGTCGTCTACCTGATCGCGACCGAGGACGGACGAACGCCGGTCGCGACGCTGTTGCTCGCGGGGATCGCGGTCCAGACCTTCCTGGGTGCGGTGATCTCCTTCCTCCAGATCAACGCCGGTGAGAGCTTAGAGCAGGTCGTCTACTGGCTCATGGGTCACTTGCACACGAGCACGTGGGCAGACGTCAGGCTCTCGTTGCCCGCCGTCGTCGTCTCGTTCGTGGTGCTCTACGCCTACACCGAGGACCTGAACGTGCTCCTGCTCGGCGAGGAGGACGCGCGGACGCTGGGGATCGAGGTCGAGTGGACGAAACGGATCCTGCTCGCGACGGCGAGCATCGTCACGGCTGCTGCGGTCGCCGTCTCGGGCGTGATCGGTTTCGTCGGGCTGATCGTCCCCCACATGATGCGACTGCTCGTGGGACCGGACCACCGGATCCTGCTGCCGACGAGCGCGCTCGCGGGTGCGGCCTTCCTCGTCGCGACCGACACCGTCGCGCGGGTGGGACCTGCGGAAGTACCGGTCGGGATCGTCACCGCCGCGCTCGGCGCGCCCTTCTTCCTCTACCTCCTCCGGACCAGAGAGGTGCACGCGGTCGGATGA
- a CDS encoding PGF-CTERM-anchored ABC transporter substrate-binding protein — protein sequence MHRAILVAVIALVVAVSGVGMGVVAAPATDSPTAQVEPTCEFPLAVEDGTGEEIELDEEPERIVAISPSDAQVLFEIGVEDRVVGMPVGAYTDYLDGHDEPGDISGEDGLTPNVETVVGLEPDLVLASSVADEDQLAQLRDAGLTVYQYAPAASLDDVYDNVATAGELTGECDGAEETMVWMDEEIGIVEAAIEGEEEPLVLYAMGGGFTAGEGSFTEQIVQRAGGVNLGSEAGIDFYEPISDEVIVEEDPDWIVYPDDVDEPDVSEEVLEATTAGQEGNVASVDAQFANQPGPYVIHAIAELAETFHPDAYAEAAETVEDDADGAAEAQDDVEETDDAEMDDTEADDDAEETDDVADEADDEIDDGADDAAEDQPGFGVVVALVALLLAGLIGAHRR from the coding sequence ATGCACAGAGCAATACTCGTGGCGGTGATCGCGCTGGTTGTCGCCGTCTCGGGGGTCGGGATGGGGGTCGTGGCGGCACCGGCGACCGACTCTCCGACCGCACAGGTCGAACCGACGTGCGAGTTCCCGCTGGCCGTCGAGGACGGCACCGGGGAGGAGATAGAACTGGACGAAGAGCCCGAACGGATCGTCGCCATCTCGCCGAGCGACGCACAGGTCCTCTTCGAGATCGGGGTCGAAGACAGGGTAGTGGGGATGCCCGTCGGCGCGTACACCGACTACCTCGACGGCCACGACGAGCCCGGGGACATCTCCGGCGAGGACGGCCTGACGCCGAACGTCGAGACGGTCGTCGGGCTCGAGCCCGATCTGGTGCTCGCCTCGTCGGTCGCCGACGAGGACCAGTTGGCCCAGCTCCGCGACGCCGGACTGACGGTCTATCAGTACGCCCCGGCGGCCTCGCTCGACGACGTCTACGACAATGTGGCGACCGCGGGCGAGCTCACCGGCGAGTGCGACGGCGCGGAGGAGACGATGGTGTGGATGGACGAGGAGATCGGGATCGTCGAGGCGGCGATCGAGGGCGAGGAGGAGCCCCTGGTCCTCTACGCGATGGGCGGCGGCTTCACCGCCGGCGAGGGCTCGTTCACCGAGCAGATCGTCCAGCGCGCAGGTGGGGTGAACCTCGGCAGCGAGGCCGGTATCGACTTCTACGAGCCGATCAGTGACGAGGTGATCGTCGAGGAGGACCCCGACTGGATCGTCTACCCCGACGACGTCGACGAACCCGACGTGAGCGAGGAGGTGCTGGAGGCGACGACCGCCGGCCAGGAGGGGAACGTCGCGTCGGTCGACGCCCAGTTCGCCAACCAGCCCGGACCGTACGTGATCCACGCGATCGCCGAACTCGCAGAGACGTTCCACCCGGACGCGTATGCGGAGGCGGCCGAGACAGTCGAGGACGACGCTGACGGGGCGGCGGAAGCCCAGGACGACGTCGAGGAGACCGACGACGCCGAGATGGACGACACGGAAGCGGACGACGACGCCGAAGAGACCGACGACGTGGCGGACGAAGCCGACGACGAGATCGACGACGGTGCCGACGACGCCGCCGAGGACCAGCCCGGATTCGGCGTGGTCGTCGCGCTCGTCGCGCTGCTGCTGGCAGGGCTGATCGGGGCCCACCGTAGGTGA
- a CDS encoding tautomerase, with protein sequence MPLLQFDTTLSLSDGEKRAFTDRVTEAYTTEMATEVGHVAVVIRDRGPADLHLGRAVDGPILLLDAEIRRGRPFERKRAFALSVMAYAVETHDVPEENAKVVFTEHPGEAMMGLDRVGGEWEGE encoded by the coding sequence ATGCCGCTGTTGCAGTTCGACACGACGCTCTCGCTCTCCGACGGTGAGAAACGCGCGTTCACAGATCGGGTGACGGAGGCGTACACGACCGAGATGGCGACCGAGGTGGGTCACGTCGCCGTGGTGATCCGGGATCGTGGACCGGCCGACCTCCACCTCGGGCGGGCGGTCGACGGGCCGATCCTCCTCCTCGACGCCGAGATCCGCCGGGGCCGACCGTTCGAGCGGAAACGTGCGTTCGCGCTCTCGGTGATGGCGTACGCCGTGGAGACCCACGACGTCCCCGAGGAGAACGCGAAGGTCGTCTTCACCGAACACCCGGGCGAGGCGATGATGGGCCTCGATCGTGTCGGCGGCGAGTGGGAGGGGGAGTAG
- a CDS encoding DUF3054 domain-containing protein, giving the protein MAASSAVSRSRSRPVVRLERSALTALALIGDLVLIAAQLTVGLVFHGQDPLAVPAYTVETVAPFLLGWLLVAPLLGLYASRTYESVTRSVLAVCVAWTIAALVGAAIRASPNVVGNAPPTFVAVTVGTGLALLVPWRAALAAVVRR; this is encoded by the coding sequence ATGGCAGCCTCGTCCGCCGTCAGCCGGAGCCGGTCGCGGCCGGTCGTCCGGCTCGAACGCTCCGCGCTGACCGCGCTCGCACTCATCGGGGATCTCGTACTGATCGCCGCACAGCTCACCGTCGGCCTCGTCTTCCACGGGCAGGACCCGCTCGCGGTGCCGGCGTACACGGTCGAAACGGTCGCACCGTTCCTGCTCGGGTGGCTGCTCGTCGCCCCGCTCCTGGGACTCTACGCCTCCCGGACGTACGAGTCGGTGACTCGCTCCGTGCTCGCGGTCTGCGTCGCCTGGACCATCGCCGCACTGGTCGGCGCGGCGATCCGCGCGAGTCCGAACGTCGTCGGGAACGCGCCGCCAACGTTCGTCGCCGTAACGGTCGGAACCGGCCTCGCGCTCCTGGTCCCGTGGCGGGCGGCGCTCGCCGCGGTCGTCCGGCGATAG
- the srp19 gene encoding signal recognition particle subunit SRP19, with protein sequence MTENVIWPAYLDADRSRSGGRRVPLDLAVSKPTVDEIAAAVQQVGYDAAIERERIYPQEYEPRGRVVVKDADDATKNDLVQAVAAYVTALRE encoded by the coding sequence ATGACGGAGAACGTGATCTGGCCCGCCTACCTCGACGCGGATCGAAGCCGGTCGGGGGGCCGCCGGGTGCCGCTCGACCTCGCCGTCTCGAAGCCGACCGTCGACGAGATCGCCGCGGCGGTCCAGCAGGTCGGCTACGACGCCGCGATCGAGCGCGAGCGGATCTACCCACAGGAGTACGAGCCCCGCGGACGCGTGGTCGTGAAGGACGCCGACGACGCGACGAAGAACGACCTCGTGCAGGCGGTGGCGGCGTACGTCACCGCGCTCAGGGAGTGA
- a CDS encoding presenilin family intramembrane aspartyl protease PSH, whose protein sequence is MDHRTRLALASAATLSLFVFVQLGALALVEPFQGAGLQPTEETDDPSLGIWYLLVILVATGGMLAAFRYGFDWVVRGAVILASVLLSWYVLLVVVPPVILIGDWNVLATLGALGVGFGLLVYPEWYVIDAAGVLMGAGAAGLFGITFGLLPALVLLVALAIYDAISVYGTKHMLSLADSVMDIKVPVLLIVPTTLSYSFLATEKPASLSGEAEADGGAEPDGHGDEEHGETDGDGPDAAENAEETVDPSRRDALFIGLGDAVIPTVLVASAAFFIPVGTLSVPGIAINLAALGAMVGTLCGLVVLLWMVLKGRAHAGLPLLNGGAIAGYVVGALASGLTLVQALGLGPYL, encoded by the coding sequence ATGGACCACCGGACGCGTCTCGCCCTCGCGTCGGCCGCGACGCTCTCGCTGTTCGTGTTCGTCCAGCTCGGCGCGCTCGCGCTGGTCGAGCCGTTTCAGGGGGCCGGCCTCCAGCCGACCGAGGAGACCGACGACCCCTCGCTCGGGATCTGGTACCTGCTCGTCATCCTCGTCGCGACGGGCGGGATGCTCGCTGCCTTCCGCTACGGCTTCGACTGGGTCGTCCGCGGCGCGGTGATCCTCGCGAGCGTCCTGCTCTCCTGGTACGTCCTCCTCGTCGTCGTCCCCCCCGTGATCCTGATCGGAGACTGGAACGTGCTCGCGACGCTCGGCGCGCTCGGCGTCGGTTTCGGCCTGCTCGTCTACCCCGAGTGGTACGTCATCGACGCCGCCGGCGTGCTGATGGGCGCCGGTGCGGCGGGACTGTTTGGCATCACGTTCGGACTGCTCCCCGCGCTCGTCCTGCTCGTCGCGCTCGCGATCTACGACGCGATCAGCGTCTACGGCACGAAACACATGCTCTCGCTCGCCGACAGCGTGATGGATATCAAGGTCCCTGTACTCCTGATCGTCCCCACGACGCTCTCGTACTCGTTTCTCGCGACCGAGAAACCGGCGAGCCTCTCGGGAGAGGCCGAGGCCGACGGCGGCGCGGAACCGGACGGACACGGGGACGAAGAGCACGGGGAGACCGACGGGGACGGGCCGGACGCCGCTGAGAACGCAGAGGAGACCGTCGATCCGAGCCGGCGCGACGCGCTGTTCATCGGCCTGGGCGACGCCGTCATCCCCACCGTGCTGGTCGCCAGCGCCGCGTTCTTCATCCCCGTCGGCACCCTTTCCGTCCCTGGAATCGCGATCAACCTCGCCGCGCTCGGCGCGATGGTCGGCACGCTCTGCGGGCTCGTCGTCCTGCTCTGGATGGTGCTCAAGGGACGGGCCCACGCGGGCCTGCCGCTGCTCAACGGCGGTGCGATCGCGGGCTACGTCGTCGGCGCGCTCGCGAGCGGGCTCACGCTCGTCCAGGCGCTCGGTCTCGGGCCGTACCTCTGA
- a CDS encoding H/ACA ribonucleoprotein complex subunit GAR1 — protein sequence MRRIGEVVSTAQGLAIVRCPGEGHPEIGTMVVNDRLDGVGRVVDVFGPVSRPYAAVTPHEKDDLPKLLGTKLYAR from the coding sequence ATGAGGCGGATCGGCGAGGTCGTCTCGACCGCACAGGGGCTCGCGATCGTTCGCTGTCCGGGCGAGGGTCACCCCGAGATCGGGACGATGGTCGTGAACGATCGCCTCGACGGGGTGGGCCGGGTCGTCGACGTCTTCGGCCCCGTCTCGCGGCCGTACGCCGCGGTAACGCCACACGAGAAGGACGACCTGCCGAAACTGCTCGGGACGAAGCTCTACGCCCGGTAA